One stretch of Streptomyces sp. NBC_01363 DNA includes these proteins:
- a CDS encoding globin domain-containing protein, translating into MDAPATGWTEDGTDRSPDAALIHRTLTEISPVADQATSYFYALLFVRHPELRDLFPVAMDVQRDRLLRAILTAADRLDDPRALAEYLGELGRGHRKYGTSPMHYPAVGEALMGALSRYATTTWDGETEAAWVRAYTAISQIMIDAAAEDEQQAPAWWHAEVVSHDLRTRDIAVLTLRPDQAYPFLAGQYTAVETPWWPRNWRHYSFASAPRPDGLLTFHIKAVPAGWVSNALVHRARPGDILRLGPPTGSMTVDHSTHNGLLCLGGGTGIAPIKALVEDVAEHGDRRPVEVFYGARSDHDLYDIDTMMRLQSTYPWLAVRPVVSTGPRTGGGLMRGLLPEAVRECGPWHEYEAYLSGPPGMIRSGVDTLRGIGMPTERIRHDFVEDLAATGPA; encoded by the coding sequence ATGGATGCTCCGGCCACCGGGTGGACCGAAGACGGAACGGACAGATCTCCCGACGCGGCCCTGATCCATCGCACCCTGACCGAGATATCGCCCGTCGCGGATCAGGCGACCTCGTACTTCTACGCGCTGCTCTTCGTGCGGCACCCGGAGCTGCGTGACCTGTTTCCGGTCGCGATGGACGTCCAGCGCGACCGCCTTCTCCGCGCGATCCTCACCGCGGCCGACCGGCTGGACGATCCGCGAGCGCTGGCCGAGTACCTCGGCGAACTGGGCCGGGGGCACCGCAAGTACGGCACGTCGCCCATGCACTACCCCGCAGTGGGGGAGGCGCTCATGGGCGCCCTGAGTCGCTACGCGACCACCACTTGGGACGGGGAGACCGAAGCGGCATGGGTGCGCGCCTACACCGCGATATCGCAGATCATGATCGACGCCGCCGCCGAGGACGAGCAGCAGGCCCCTGCCTGGTGGCACGCGGAAGTGGTGTCCCACGACCTCAGGACCCGTGACATAGCGGTGCTCACGCTCCGCCCCGACCAGGCCTACCCCTTCCTCGCAGGCCAGTACACGGCCGTCGAGACCCCGTGGTGGCCCCGGAACTGGCGGCACTATTCCTTTGCCTCGGCACCCCGCCCCGATGGTCTGCTCACCTTCCACATCAAGGCGGTCCCGGCCGGCTGGGTCTCCAACGCCCTGGTGCACCGGGCCCGGCCCGGGGACATCCTGCGACTCGGCCCGCCCACGGGATCGATGACGGTCGACCACTCCACCCACAACGGTCTGCTCTGCCTGGGCGGAGGCACGGGCATCGCACCCATCAAGGCGCTCGTCGAGGATGTCGCGGAGCATGGCGACCGGCGCCCCGTGGAGGTCTTCTACGGGGCACGCAGCGATCACGACCTGTACGACATCGACACGATGATGCGGCTCCAGAGCACCTATCCCTGGCTCGCGGTGCGGCCGGTGGTATCCACCGGACCGCGAACGGGAGGGGGCCTGATGAGGGGACTGCTGCCCGAGGCGGTGCGGGAGTGCGGCCCGTGGCACGAGTACGAGGCCTATCTCTCGGGCCCGCCCGGCATGATCCGCAGTGGCGTCGACACGCTCAGAGGCATCGGCATGCCGACCGAGCGCATCCGGCACGACTTCGTGGAGGACCTGGCCGCGACCGGCCCCGCCTGA
- a CDS encoding DUF5326 family protein: protein MREIFAGMPWWVKWIAVPVIAIVVFGGLIASVIGFVIGLLFKVLIFVILVGGLVFVVRKFLSSSSSRGDW, encoded by the coding sequence GTGCGGGAGATATTCGCTGGGATGCCCTGGTGGGTGAAGTGGATCGCGGTGCCGGTCATCGCGATCGTCGTGTTCGGCGGTCTGATCGCCAGCGTGATCGGGTTCGTGATCGGACTGCTCTTCAAGGTCCTGATCTTCGTGATCCTGGTCGGTGGGCTCGTCTTCGTCGTACGCAAGTTCCTGTCGTCGTCCTCTTCGCGCGGCGACTGGTAG
- a CDS encoding YibE/F family protein, with protein sequence MTSLHIDHEPQGHQHGHSHSHGPAAPVSKHLRKVIAAVLIPFATAVVVGLVALWPGGAPPHERTGVGFDRQTQQGKVVNVDMVDCKDVNVVQMPVGGDTTPPSGSGKGLCKKSTIEVTTGHDRGRTFTEIVPPDAPRQLREGQGVVVAYAPDAPHDLQYSVTDVNRKFPMALLAGIFALVVVAVGRMRGVMALVALAVSFAVLTLFILPAILQGSNPLLVAVVGASAIMLIALYMCHGLTARTSVAVIGTLISLLLIGLLGSLFIGWASLTGNTDDNTGLIHGLYPHIDMSGLLLAGVIIGSLGVLDDVTVTQTSAVWELHQANPTLGVRGLYRAGIRIGRDHIASVVNTLVLAYAGAAMPLLLLFSIAQSSVGTVANSELVAEEIVRTLVGSIGLVASVPVTTVLAALVVSADRTGLGAEAGASAPVRAGKGRRRRTKP encoded by the coding sequence GTGACGTCCCTCCATATCGACCACGAACCGCAGGGCCATCAGCACGGCCACTCACACAGCCACGGCCCTGCCGCGCCCGTCTCCAAACATCTGCGCAAGGTCATCGCGGCCGTACTGATCCCGTTCGCCACCGCCGTCGTCGTCGGTCTGGTGGCGCTCTGGCCGGGTGGTGCGCCGCCGCACGAGCGGACCGGCGTCGGATTCGACCGGCAGACCCAGCAGGGAAAGGTGGTGAATGTCGACATGGTGGACTGCAAGGACGTGAACGTGGTCCAGATGCCCGTCGGCGGGGACACCACACCGCCCTCGGGAAGCGGAAAGGGACTGTGCAAGAAGTCCACGATCGAGGTGACGACCGGTCACGACAGGGGCCGGACCTTCACCGAGATCGTCCCGCCCGACGCACCGCGTCAGTTGCGCGAGGGTCAGGGCGTGGTCGTGGCGTACGCCCCCGACGCGCCCCATGATCTGCAGTATTCGGTGACGGACGTGAACCGGAAGTTCCCGATGGCCCTGCTGGCCGGGATCTTCGCCCTGGTCGTGGTCGCGGTGGGCCGCATGCGCGGGGTGATGGCGCTGGTCGCGCTCGCCGTGTCCTTCGCCGTGCTGACCCTGTTCATCCTCCCGGCCATTCTTCAGGGCTCGAATCCGCTGCTCGTCGCGGTGGTCGGGGCCAGCGCGATCATGCTGATCGCGCTCTACATGTGCCACGGCCTGACCGCCCGCACCTCGGTCGCGGTGATCGGCACGCTGATCTCGCTGCTGCTGATCGGGCTGCTCGGATCGCTCTTCATCGGCTGGGCGAGCCTGACCGGCAACACCGACGACAACACCGGCCTCATCCACGGCCTGTACCCGCACATCGACATGAGCGGTCTGCTGCTGGCCGGTGTCATCATCGGTTCGCTCGGCGTCCTCGACGATGTGACCGTGACCCAGACGTCGGCGGTCTGGGAACTGCACCAGGCGAACCCGACGTTGGGTGTGCGGGGCCTCTACCGGGCAGGCATCAGGATCGGACGCGACCACATCGCCTCGGTCGTCAATACGCTGGTGCTCGCCTACGCGGGCGCCGCAATGCCGTTGCTGTTGCTGTTCTCCATCGCGCAGAGCAGCGTGGGGACGGTGGCCAACAGCGAGCTGGTGGCGGAGGAGATCGTACGAACGCTGGTCGGCTCGATCGGACTGGTCGCCTCGGTGCCGGTGACGACGGTGCTCGCTGCGCTGGTCGTCTCCGCGGACCGCACAGGGCTCGGCGCGGAAGCCGGAGCTTCGGCACCCGTACGGGCCGGGAAAGGCCGTCGTCGTAGGACGAAGCCTTGA
- a CDS encoding IclR family transcriptional regulator C-terminal domain-containing protein: protein MTTASSTAAPTLIGSVQRALRLLEAVVAHRDGAPAKQLAREAGLPLPTAYHLLRTLTHEGYLRRENGVFLIGTAAERLVGEGTLQSRRGRMAESLGRWRDIIGAPVYCAVYREGEIELIAVADTPANPAVDEWASFRETGHAHAIGQCLLSQLDEKAREDHLDRHPVRPLTRYSVKDRAALLERLRSIKRMEPVIERQEYALGTVCAAIPITAGFTAAAMAISIPLEQESRLLPAVEQLRGEVANLLRSFVFSISI, encoded by the coding sequence TTGACCACGGCATCGAGCACTGCTGCCCCGACGCTGATCGGTTCGGTGCAGCGAGCGCTGAGGCTGCTGGAAGCCGTGGTCGCCCATCGTGACGGGGCGCCCGCGAAGCAACTGGCCAGGGAAGCGGGCCTTCCTCTTCCCACGGCCTACCATCTGCTGCGCACCCTGACGCATGAGGGCTATCTGCGTCGGGAGAACGGCGTCTTCCTCATCGGGACCGCGGCCGAACGCCTGGTCGGCGAGGGGACGCTGCAGAGTCGCCGCGGCAGAATGGCCGAGTCGCTCGGCCGCTGGCGCGACATCATCGGCGCACCGGTGTACTGCGCCGTCTACCGCGAGGGCGAGATCGAACTCATCGCGGTCGCCGACACCCCCGCCAACCCCGCCGTCGACGAGTGGGCGTCCTTCCGGGAGACCGGGCATGCCCACGCGATCGGCCAGTGTCTGCTGAGCCAACTCGACGAGAAGGCCCGCGAGGACCACCTGGACCGTCACCCTGTGCGTCCGCTCACCCGCTACTCGGTGAAGGACCGTGCGGCGCTCCTGGAACGGCTGCGCTCGATAAAACGGATGGAACCCGTCATCGAGCGGCAGGAGTACGCCCTGGGCACGGTCTGCGCGGCCATCCCGATCACAGCCGGATTCACCGCCGCCGCGATGGCGATTTCCATACCCCTGGAGCAGGAAAGCCGGTTGCTCCCCGCAGTCGAACAACTACGTGGCGAAGTGGCCAACCTCTTGCGTTCGTTCGTGTTCTCTATCAGTATCTGA
- a CDS encoding NUDIX domain-containing protein has translation MTERPVVKRTARAILLDGDDLILIKRTKPGVDPYWLTPGGGVEPEDATVVDALHREVDEELGAKITDVVPCFVDTVEHIEGGGVKGVKVQHFFVCRLDSMDPSRRHGPEIDAPCGEYDIVRVPFSRVGIAAVHLVPLSLRHYLDGNIEGVRAMHAPDLG, from the coding sequence ATGACCGAACGTCCTGTGGTCAAACGCACCGCACGCGCCATCCTGCTCGACGGCGACGACCTGATCCTCATCAAGCGCACCAAGCCCGGGGTGGATCCCTACTGGCTCACGCCCGGTGGCGGGGTCGAGCCCGAGGACGCGACCGTGGTCGACGCCCTGCACCGCGAGGTGGACGAGGAGCTCGGCGCCAAGATCACCGATGTGGTTCCCTGCTTCGTCGACACCGTGGAGCACATCGAGGGCGGCGGGGTGAAGGGCGTGAAGGTCCAGCACTTCTTCGTCTGCCGGCTGGACTCGATGGACCCTTCCCGGCGGCACGGCCCCGAGATAGACGCTCCCTGCGGGGAGTACGACATCGTGCGGGTGCCGTTCAGCCGGGTGGGCATCGCCGCCGTCCACCTCGTGCCGCTGTCGCTGCGGCACTACCTGGACGGCAACATCGAGGGCGTACGCGCGATGCACGCCCCCGACCTGGGCTGA
- a CDS encoding SsgA family sporulation/cell division regulator, which produces MRESVQAEVMMSFLVSEELSFRIPVELRYEVCDPYAIRMTFHLPGDAPVTWAFGRELLLDGLNSPSGDGDVHIGPTEPEGLSDVHIRLQVGEDRALFRAGTAPLVAFLDRTDKLVPLGQECTLGDFEGNLEDALGRILAEEQNAG; this is translated from the coding sequence ATGCGCGAGTCGGTTCAAGCTGAGGTCATGATGAGCTTCCTCGTTTCCGAGGAGCTCTCTTTCCGGATCCCGGTGGAGCTCCGGTACGAGGTCTGCGATCCGTATGCGATCCGGATGACCTTCCATCTGCCCGGTGACGCCCCCGTCACCTGGGCATTCGGCCGTGAGCTGCTGCTCGACGGCCTCAACAGCCCCAGTGGTGACGGTGATGTGCACATCGGACCCACCGAGCCCGAGGGGCTTTCCGATGTACATATCCGGCTCCAGGTCGGCGAGGACCGGGCCCTCTTCAGGGCCGGTACGGCACCACTTGTGGCGTTTCTCGACCGGACCGACAAGCTTGTGCCGCTCGGGCAGGAGTGCACGCTGGGTGACTTCGAGGGCAACCTGGAGGACGCCCTGGGCCGGATCCTTGCCGAGGAGCAGAACGCCGGCTGA
- a CDS encoding cupin domain-containing protein — translation MKAFRLDELEAERAANDGAYLQFVKERNMSVGLYALDAGELDPQQPHNQDEVYLVVSGRASITVGMETTQVGRGSVVYVPAGAAHKFHHITEDLRVMVVFSPPES, via the coding sequence ATGAAGGCATTCAGACTGGACGAGCTGGAGGCGGAACGGGCCGCCAACGACGGCGCGTATCTGCAGTTCGTGAAGGAACGGAACATGTCCGTCGGCCTGTACGCGCTGGACGCCGGTGAACTCGACCCGCAGCAGCCGCACAACCAGGACGAGGTCTACCTCGTCGTCAGCGGCCGCGCCTCGATCACGGTCGGCATGGAAACCACGCAGGTGGGCAGAGGAAGTGTGGTGTACGTACCGGCCGGTGCCGCCCACAAGTTCCACCACATCACCGAGGACCTGCGGGTGATGGTGGTCTTCTCCCCGCCGGAGAGCTGA
- the thiC gene encoding phosphomethylpyrimidine synthase ThiC — MTTADARMPASNQSDEAGKSIGWHKGYVQGSRPDLRVPVRQVHLTNGEDVTLYDTSGPYTDPTVETDVRRGLAPLRENWIVARGDTEEYPGRPARPEDDGLKHTSPRGGLRNLDAVFPGRPRLPCRSRDGQPVTQLAYARRGEITPEMEYVAIRENVEPEVVREEIAAGRAVLPANVNHPEIEPMIIGKRFLVKVNANIGNSAVTSSIEEEVEKMTWATRWGADTVMDLSTGRNIHTTREWVLRNSPVPIGTVPLYQALEKVDGRAEELTWEIYKDTVIEQAEQGVDYMTVHAGVRLPYVPLTARRKTGIVSRGGSIMAAWCLAHHKESFLYEHFEELCEILATYDVTYSLGDGLRPGSIADANDEAQLAELRTLGELNTVAKRFGVQTMIEGPGHVPMHKIKENIDLQQEICEEAPFYTLGPLTTDVAPAYDHITSGIGAAMIAWWGTAMLCYVTPKEHLGLPNRDDVKTGVITYKIAAHAADLAKGHPGAQDWDDALSDARFEFRWEDQFNLALDPDTAREFHDETLPAEPAKTAHFCSMCGPKFCSMKISQDIRREHGGSQTEIEAGMAEKSKEFAAAGNRVYLPIAD; from the coding sequence ATGACCACAGCGGACGCACGCATGCCTGCCTCGAACCAGAGCGACGAGGCCGGGAAGTCCATCGGTTGGCACAAGGGGTACGTCCAGGGCTCGCGCCCGGACCTCCGGGTGCCGGTCCGTCAGGTGCACCTCACCAACGGCGAGGACGTGACGCTGTACGACACGTCGGGGCCGTACACCGATCCCACCGTCGAGACCGATGTCCGCCGCGGGCTCGCACCGCTGCGGGAGAACTGGATCGTCGCCCGCGGCGACACCGAGGAGTATCCGGGCCGCCCCGCCCGCCCCGAGGACGACGGGCTCAAGCACACCTCGCCGCGCGGCGGACTGCGCAACCTCGACGCGGTCTTCCCCGGCCGCCCGCGCCTGCCGTGCCGCAGCCGGGACGGGCAGCCGGTGACCCAGCTCGCGTACGCCCGCCGGGGCGAGATCACCCCGGAGATGGAGTACGTGGCCATCCGGGAGAACGTCGAGCCCGAGGTGGTGCGCGAGGAGATCGCGGCCGGCCGGGCCGTGCTGCCGGCCAACGTCAACCACCCCGAGATCGAGCCGATGATCATCGGCAAGCGGTTCCTGGTGAAGGTCAATGCCAACATCGGCAACTCCGCGGTGACGTCCTCCATCGAGGAGGAGGTGGAGAAGATGACGTGGGCGACGCGCTGGGGCGCCGACACCGTCATGGATCTGTCCACCGGTCGCAACATTCACACCACCCGTGAGTGGGTTCTGCGCAATTCCCCCGTGCCGATCGGCACGGTTCCGCTCTACCAGGCCCTCGAAAAGGTCGACGGCCGGGCGGAGGAACTGACGTGGGAGATCTACAAGGACACCGTCATCGAACAGGCCGAGCAGGGCGTCGACTACATGACGGTCCACGCCGGCGTGCGCCTGCCGTACGTACCGCTGACCGCCCGCCGCAAGACCGGCATCGTCTCCCGCGGCGGTTCGATCATGGCGGCGTGGTGCCTCGCGCACCACAAGGAGTCCTTCCTGTACGAGCACTTCGAGGAGCTCTGCGAGATCCTCGCGACCTACGACGTGACGTACTCGCTGGGCGACGGGCTGCGTCCCGGCTCGATCGCCGATGCCAATGACGAGGCTCAGCTCGCCGAACTGCGCACGCTCGGCGAGCTGAACACGGTCGCCAAGCGGTTCGGCGTCCAGACCATGATCGAGGGGCCGGGCCATGTCCCGATGCACAAGATCAAGGAGAACATCGACCTTCAGCAGGAGATCTGCGAGGAGGCGCCGTTCTACACGCTCGGCCCGCTGACCACCGATGTCGCTCCGGCGTACGACCACATCACCTCGGGCATCGGCGCGGCGATGATCGCGTGGTGGGGGACGGCGATGCTCTGCTACGTCACGCCGAAGGAGCACCTCGGCCTGCCCAACCGGGACGATGTGAAGACGGGCGTCATCACCTACAAGATCGCGGCGCATGCGGCGGACCTCGCCAAGGGGCACCCGGGGGCGCAGGACTGGGACGACGCGCTCTCCGACGCCCGTTTCGAGTTCCGCTGGGAGGACCAGTTCAATCTGGCTCTCGACCCGGACACCGCACGGGAGTTCCACGACGAGACACTGCCCGCCGAGCCGGCGAAAACGGCGCACTTCTGCTCGATGTGCGGTCCGAAATTCTGTTCGATGAAGATCTCCCAGGACATCCGGCGCGAGCACGGCGGTTCGCAGACGGAGATCGAGGCGGGCATGGCGGAGAAGTCCAAGGAGTTCGCGGCGGCCGGCAACCGGGTCTATCTGCCGATCGCGGACTGA
- a CDS encoding DUF2269 domain-containing protein encodes MKPLKRSARRSLLVAHVAVSVGWLGLTVGLLALGITAFSTADPATAQAATRAMKIFGDWLVVPVALFSLFSGLVLALGTPWGLARHRWVWTKFWLTLITVALSVFSLRPGIDEAATHGAVDIDLVVAPSVATTTYLFVTAISVLKPWGPTRRGRRLRRSAGAGKGAGKGVDERTARRTA; translated from the coding sequence GTGAAACCACTCAAACGCTCCGCCCGCCGCAGCCTCCTGGTGGCGCACGTCGCGGTATCCGTGGGCTGGCTGGGACTGACCGTCGGACTGCTGGCGCTCGGCATCACGGCCTTCTCCACCGCGGACCCCGCCACCGCACAGGCCGCCACCCGCGCCATGAAGATCTTCGGGGACTGGCTGGTCGTACCGGTCGCCCTCTTCTCACTGTTCAGCGGTCTCGTTCTGGCACTCGGCACGCCATGGGGGCTGGCCAGGCACCGGTGGGTCTGGACGAAGTTCTGGCTCACCCTGATCACCGTGGCACTGTCCGTCTTCTCCCTGCGGCCCGGCATCGACGAAGCCGCGACACATGGCGCCGTCGATATCGACCTGGTGGTCGCTCCGTCAGTGGCAACGACGACGTACCTCTTCGTCACCGCGATATCGGTGTTGAAGCCCTGGGGGCCCACCCGGCGCGGCCGCCGGCTGCGTCGCTCGGCCGGAGCCGGTAAAGGAGCCGGTAAAGGAGTGGACGAGCGAACAGCTCGTCGGACAGCCTGA
- a CDS encoding phage holin family protein, which produces MKNFVVKTIANAGALAVAIWLIQDITLTGGSTGRKALTLVVVALLFGLVNFVVKPIVKLLTLPLFILTLGLITLVVNALMLLLTSWLAGLFDLSFHVEGFWTAVLGGLIISIVSWALNVVLPDED; this is translated from the coding sequence ATGAAGAATTTCGTAGTCAAGACGATCGCCAACGCAGGTGCGCTGGCCGTGGCCATCTGGCTGATCCAGGACATCACGCTGACCGGTGGCAGCACCGGACGCAAGGCGCTCACGCTGGTCGTGGTCGCCCTGCTCTTCGGCCTGGTGAATTTCGTGGTCAAGCCGATCGTGAAGCTGCTGACCCTGCCGCTCTTCATCCTCACGCTCGGGCTGATCACGCTGGTGGTCAACGCACTCATGCTGCTGCTGACCTCCTGGCTGGCCGGGCTGTTCGACCTGAGCTTCCATGTCGAGGGCTTCTGGACCGCCGTGCTCGGCGGCCTGATCATCTCGATCGTGTCGTGGGCCCTGAACGTGGTCCTGCCCGACGAGGACTGA
- a CDS encoding metallophosphoesterase, with protein MTQGAGQEPVVRTATLRDFRVPPYAQNPVPPSAPHPGNAAPGAEPPEGYTPTARDLPVINRGDTLQVAAVPDPRPVPDQGLGPLYVVGDVHGYLDELHAALAEQGLIDADGKWSAGNARLWFLGDFTDRGPDGIGVIDLVMRLSAEAAAAGGYCKALMGNHELLLLGAKRFSDTPVNSGAGTATFQAAWLLNGGQKNDMERLQDVHLQWMSRLDAIVEEDGHLLMHSDTTAYLEYGTTIEDVNDTVHAILTRNDADECWDLFRKLTKRFAFRDESGPQAVRELMSAYGGQRIVHGHSPIPYLLGEVGSEDGEDGSGPVVEGPHVYADGLAIAMDGGVTMAGKLLVVQLPLHD; from the coding sequence ATGACACAGGGGGCCGGTCAGGAACCCGTGGTGCGGACTGCGACGTTGCGCGACTTCCGCGTACCGCCCTATGCCCAGAACCCGGTGCCGCCATCGGCACCGCACCCGGGCAATGCCGCCCCCGGTGCCGAGCCGCCGGAGGGGTACACCCCCACCGCGCGCGATCTTCCCGTGATCAACCGCGGTGACACCCTGCAGGTCGCGGCCGTCCCCGACCCCCGGCCCGTCCCGGACCAGGGCCTCGGGCCGCTGTACGTCGTCGGCGACGTCCACGGCTATCTGGACGAGCTCCACGCCGCCCTCGCCGAACAGGGCCTCATCGACGCCGACGGCAAATGGTCGGCGGGCAATGCCCGGCTCTGGTTTCTCGGCGACTTCACCGACCGGGGCCCCGACGGCATCGGGGTCATCGACCTCGTGATGCGCCTGTCCGCCGAGGCCGCGGCCGCCGGCGGCTACTGCAAGGCCCTGATGGGCAATCACGAACTGCTGCTCCTCGGCGCGAAGCGGTTCAGCGACACCCCGGTCAACTCCGGCGCGGGCACCGCCACTTTCCAGGCGGCCTGGCTGCTCAACGGCGGCCAGAAGAACGACATGGAGCGGCTCCAAGACGTCCACCTCCAGTGGATGTCCCGGCTCGACGCGATCGTCGAGGAGGACGGGCATCTGCTGATGCACTCCGACACGACGGCCTACCTCGAATACGGCACCACCATCGAGGACGTCAACGACACCGTGCACGCCATCCTCACGCGTAACGACGCCGATGAGTGCTGGGACCTCTTCCGGAAGCTCACCAAGCGGTTCGCCTTCCGTGACGAGTCGGGTCCGCAGGCGGTCCGGGAGCTGATGTCGGCCTACGGCGGACAGCGCATCGTCCATGGTCACAGCCCCATTCCGTACCTCCTCGGAGAGGTCGGTTCGGAGGACGGCGAGGACGGCTCCGGCCCCGTGGTCGAAGGTCCGCACGTGTACGCGGACGGGCTCGCCATCGCCATGGACGGCGGAGTGACCATGGCCGGAAAGCTGCTGGTCGTCCAACTGCCCCTGCATGACTGA
- a CDS encoding cystathionine gamma-lyase: MSTMGDGTRAVRAGLPEPEQFEPTLPGPVFAAHFHLSGEPTGPYTYGRDTNPTWTLLERAIGELEAPGEPVETTVFASGMAAISAVLLSRARTGDVVVLPDDGYQALPLVRAQLEAYGVEVRTAPTGGDAQLAVLEGAKLLWIETPSNPGLDVCDVRRLVEAAHSAGTLVAVDNTLATPLGQRPLELGADFSVASDTKGLTGHGDILLGHVTCRDPELAAGVRRWRKVVGAIPGPMEAWLAHRSLATLELRIDRQCATALTLAEALGKRPEVTGLRYPGLPTDPSYPKALQQMRRFGSVVSFVLPDRERAERFLTELRLVDDATSFGGVRSTAERRARWGGDAVPEGFIRLSVGAESPADLVADVERALDAALGEH; encoded by the coding sequence ATGAGCACCATGGGTGACGGAACCCGGGCGGTACGGGCCGGGCTGCCCGAACCGGAGCAGTTCGAGCCCACCCTGCCCGGTCCGGTCTTCGCCGCGCACTTCCACCTCTCCGGTGAACCGACCGGTCCGTACACCTACGGCCGGGACACCAATCCGACCTGGACCCTTCTGGAACGCGCCATCGGTGAACTGGAGGCACCGGGGGAGCCCGTCGAGACCACGGTCTTCGCCTCCGGGATGGCGGCGATCTCGGCCGTGCTGCTGTCCCGGGCACGTACCGGCGACGTGGTCGTGCTGCCCGACGACGGCTATCAGGCACTGCCGCTGGTGCGTGCGCAGCTGGAGGCGTACGGCGTCGAGGTGCGGACCGCGCCGACCGGTGGCGATGCCCAGCTCGCGGTCCTCGAAGGCGCGAAGCTGCTGTGGATCGAGACCCCGTCCAATCCGGGGCTCGACGTCTGCGACGTGCGCCGGCTCGTCGAGGCGGCGCACTCGGCCGGCACTCTGGTGGCCGTCGACAACACCCTCGCCACACCGCTCGGCCAGCGCCCGCTGGAGCTGGGGGCCGACTTCTCGGTGGCCAGTGACACCAAGGGCCTGACCGGACACGGGGACATCCTGCTCGGCCATGTGACCTGCCGTGATCCGGAGCTGGCAGCGGGAGTACGGCGCTGGCGCAAGGTGGTCGGCGCCATCCCGGGCCCCATGGAGGCCTGGCTCGCGCACCGGTCACTGGCCACGCTGGAGCTGCGGATCGACCGGCAGTGCGCCACTGCCCTGACGCTGGCGGAGGCACTCGGCAAGCGGCCGGAGGTGACCGGGCTGCGGTATCCCGGGCTGCCCACCGACCCTTCGTATCCGAAGGCCCTGCAGCAGATGCGGCGCTTCGGCTCCGTGGTGTCGTTCGTCCTGCCCGACCGCGAACGGGCCGAGCGCTTCCTGACCGAGCTGCGGCTGGTCGACGACGCGACGAGCTTCGGTGGTGTGCGCTCCACCGCCGAGCGCCGGGCGCGCTGGGGCGGTGACGCCGTACCCGAGGGCTTCATCCGCCTCTCGGTCGGCGCGGAGAGCCCGGCGGACCTGGTGGCGGATGTGGAACGGGCGCTGGACGCGGCACTGGGCGAGCACTGA
- a CDS encoding LysR family transcriptional regulator has protein sequence MDLALLRTFVTVHRAGSFTRAAALLGLSQPAVTSQIRTLERQLGRPLFLRRARGVTPTTIGDELAHRAAPHLDALIEITETELDEESGVRTLHLAGPPEFTSVRALPALTPLVGQGLALRSSFFVGAEETLEGLAAGHHDLAIATTRPRGGLLTATPLCDEEHVLVAAPRWAGRLGPGTLRHKGPMVLDQLPIVEVHESLPLVSRYWAAVFESRPAVAGTVIVPDLRAVLECTAAGAGLAVLPRYLCERALERGEVVALLDPPVPPLRTYFLAVRTGTLALPHIARAHEWLLRAAADW, from the coding sequence ATGGACCTGGCCCTGCTGCGCACGTTCGTCACGGTGCACCGGGCCGGCTCCTTCACTCGGGCCGCTGCCCTGCTCGGCCTCTCCCAGCCCGCGGTCACCTCGCAGATCCGGACCCTGGAGCGGCAGCTGGGCCGCCCCCTCTTCCTGCGCAGGGCCCGCGGCGTGACCCCGACGACCATCGGCGACGAGCTCGCGCACCGGGCGGCGCCGCATCTGGACGCGCTGATCGAGATCACCGAGACGGAGCTGGACGAGGAGTCGGGCGTACGGACCCTGCATCTGGCCGGACCTCCCGAGTTCACCTCGGTGCGCGCCCTGCCCGCGCTCACCCCGCTCGTCGGCCAGGGCCTGGCTCTGCGCAGTTCGTTCTTCGTCGGCGCCGAGGAGACGCTGGAGGGGCTGGCCGCCGGACACCACGATCTGGCCATCGCGACGACCCGCCCGCGCGGTGGGCTGCTCACCGCGACTCCGCTCTGCGACGAGGAACACGTCCTCGTCGCCGCACCGCGCTGGGCCGGGCGCCTCGGGCCCGGGACCCTGCGGCACAAGGGGCCCATGGTGCTGGACCAGCTGCCGATCGTGGAGGTCCACGAGAGCCTGCCGCTCGTCTCCCGCTACTGGGCCGCCGTCTTCGAGAGCCGGCCCGCCGTCGCGGGGACCGTCATCGTGCCGGACCTCCGGGCGGTCCTGGAGTGCACCGCGGCGGGCGCCGGGCTCGCCGTGCTGCCGCGCTATCTGTGCGAGAGGGCACTGGAGCGGGGTGAGGTCGTGGCCCTCCTGGACCCTCCCGTGCCTCCCCTGCGCACCTACTTCCTGGCCGTGCGGACCGGCACGCTCGCGCTGCCCCACATCGCGCGGGCGCACGAGTGGCTGCTGCGCGCCGCCGCCGACTGGTGA